The Saprospiraceae bacterium genomic interval TATTATTTTTAGGAAAATCAGGATTTTCGGGATAGTAGACTTCTTTAGACTGATCATTAAAACTGATTGGATGCTGGAGCCAGGTATGACTCTCTGCATGCAGTTCAGCTATTCTTGATTTATAGGTGGACAAGACTTCATAGAAAAACAGTACAGGTTCACCATTGAGTTCGTCGTCGATCATGTACTTATATTTATTGAAGGCAAGAATATCAGATTGTAAGAATATGCTTTTGTCATCATCCATTCTCTTCAAAAAGTCAGCATAGATCATAGCTGATAGCGAATCGTCATATTCTTTAGGAGAAAAATGATTCTGTTTAATAGCTTTTGCTACTTCATGCAGCGTCTGATCGAATTTGTCTCCAGGTTCGTTTTTATAAGTAAGTCCTAATAGCAGGAAGAGTACATTGCAACATAAGAAGACACCAAAAGTTTTTAACCAAATAACTTTATTCATTGTAATGATTTATAAGGATAATCAAGGCTATGCCTGCAAAAATACTGGAAAGATTATAGATCATTCTCCCCTTTTTTGGGTGGCGATTATATAAAGAGAAGCCCGAAGGCAGATTTGAAGGAAAGTTATTAATAAAAAATGGGATGATCAAACCGATCACCCCATATCATAAGCACTCTACTGATTATTTAAACATTGTATGATTAGCGGAGTCTTTGTAGTAGTTAATTAATTTAACAGAGGCAAACATACTTTAAATGAATGTCAATTAAGTCACCCGTTTTGGGGGAATTTTTGTTTTCCGGGTGTTCAAATCAATTTATCCTGGCGAGCTATTCTGATTGCAGCTTCTTTTGAATTGACATCAAGTTTGTTGTAAATATTTTTGATATGTGATTTGACAGTCTCTTTGTCAATAAATAACTCTAAAGCAATTTTAGTTCGACTTTTACCTTCGGCGACACCTTCCAATATCTGTGTCTCTCTTTTGGTCAGTGGCGAATCCTGGCTTTTTCTAAATGATTGTATCACCATCTTTGCGATTCCAGCACTTAGTGGGCCGCCACCGTGCATTACTTCTTTGATAGAATCTATGATCTTAGACGAAGGGGTGTTTTTGGTAAGGTATCCGGAAGCACCTGAACTCAAGGCTTTAAATATGCTGGATTCATTTTCATATACCGTAAGGATAATGATATGCCCTGCAGGATATTTTTTTTTGATCTTGCTGATGGCGTCGAGACCAGAGATGCCCGGGAGTTCGATATCAAGCAAAATCACATCCGGAAAATCTGATACCAAATAGGGTTCTGCGTCTTCAAAGCTTCCATAGCTATTAATCATTTTAAGTCCGGGAGTCAGATTGATAAGATAAGAAAAGGCCTCTCTTATGGTATGGTCATCTTCTATGATTATGATGCGAGTTTCCATGATCTGGGAATGAAATATACGACAAAGGTCTCATTAAAATGCTCCTGGGTCATCCCTCGGACAGGGGGATATTGAGTTCTATCGTGATGGTAGTGCCCGTCGGATTTGTATTCGACAGGCTTAGATGACCTCCCAGTCGATGGATACGCTTTTGCATATTGTCCAGGCCATTGCCTTTTTTGATGGCATTGGTCGTGTCAAATCCAAGCCCATCATCTTTTATGATCACCTTCAAAGTACCTGGGGCATCGTGAACAGAATGTTGATATACAAAATCCAAGGAGGCATGCTGTCCTTGAGCATGTTTGAGGATATTGTGCAGGGCCTCTTTGCACACCATGATCAGATTGCGACTAAATTCAAAAGGGGGTTTGAGTGTCTTGAATGCAGGGTCTATATCGTTTGATTTGAAGTGGATAGACGACTCCTGGAATAATTCTGTCCCAAAGCTCTGGACCCGGGATATCGCTTCATACAAAGTATTGTGATTGGGTGCTAACGCCCAAATGATGTCTTTGGTGCCCATATACAGGCCTTGGATATTCTCTTTGATTTGTACCATGAGTTTATTTAAATCGGCATCATCCTCCTTCAATTTGGTCTGCAAGACATCGGTCAGAAGCGATAGCCGAGTGATCTTATTGCCCAGGTCATCATGCAAGTCTTCACTGGTCCTTTGTTGGATTTTTAATTGTTCTTGTTTGCGGGCTTCTTGCACCAGGCGAGCTTGCCTGGCCTTCAGCATCATCCTATACTTTTGCAGCAGTGCACCTAACAGAATAAGCAATCCTACCATTGAAAATCTGAACCAGGTCGTTTGATAATACGGAGGCACGATCTCAAAGGCATAAGACAATGATGGTGACATGACCGGATCATTGGTACTTACGATAGCCCTTGCTTTAAATGTATATTTGCCGGGAGAAAGATTGGGATATATCACGCTTGGGTTCTCTCTGGGGGGAGAGTATGCTGTGTCTGCACCCGCCAGAAAATATTGATATCGTAGGTCTTCTGGTGATGATAAGTGTACGCCCTGGACCGTAAATGTTAGGTGATTGTGTTTATAATCCAGGTGCAAATTCTGCGGGATCCAATTCCAGGCTGACCGTTTTTGGTCTCTGGAGTAAGCAGTATCAACGGATCCTGAATAAATGTCTACCGCTTTGAGGAAAATCTTAGGCTGCGACAGCACAGAACTTGAATCAGGGTCATAAATGTAAATTCCTTTAGTCGTCCCGACCCAGATGCGATCATGCTCATCTTTTAGGATGGCATTTTGGTTGCATTCCGGCCCCAGGCGTTGGTTGGAGGATTTGATATGTTGTGCCGTAAATCGCTGCTGCGTGTGGTCAAAGCTAAGTTTATTCAATCCATTGATGGTGCCAGCATAAAGATCACTTCCTTCCTGCAGGATGCTAAAAACCATATTGGAAGAAAGGCCATTGGATTCATTACATACCCAGGTCTTGTCACCGGAAATTTCTTTTATCAGGACCCCATTTTCTGATGTTCCAAGAGCAAGATACTTACCAATGGTCTGAATAGAACCTACGAGCATACCTTCAGCTCCTGCCACCGGATAAGGGCAAGCAGACAAGTTTTTGTCCAGCAGGTACAAACCCTGCGTAGAACCTATCAGTATCGAATCTCTACCGATCTCATGCGTGATAAAACAAGGATATTGAATGCTCTCTATCGCCAATATTTTGCCATGGTCTATCTTGTGGACACCACGTGGACTTGTGAGCCAAATACTCGAATCGGAGGCTTCATAAATGGAAGTAAAATTCCTCGGAAAGCCTTTTTGATCCTTAGCAATTTGAGTAAACTTATTATTATAGTAGGTCCAAAGGCCTGACCCAATAGTTCCGATCCATAATTTTTGGGAATGATCTGTAAGCAAACAATTTATCTTCAACAACTGCCCGTTAGAGCTTGCGAAATTTATATGTTCTATATGCCCATTTTTTATCTTCGAA includes:
- a CDS encoding response regulator transcription factor is translated as METRIIIIEDDHTIREAFSYLINLTPGLKMINSYGSFEDAEPYLVSDFPDVILLDIELPGISGLDAISKIKKKYPAGHIIILTVYENESSIFKALSSGASGYLTKNTPSSKIIDSIKEVMHGGGPLSAGIAKMVIQSFRKSQDSPLTKRETQILEGVAEGKSRTKIALELFIDKETVKSHIKNIYNKLDVNSKEAAIRIARQDKLI